The Drosophila gunungcola strain Sukarami unplaced genomic scaffold, Dgunungcola_SK_2 000064F, whole genome shotgun sequence genome includes the window GTCGGCCATGGGTCCTATGGGGTTGTCTGCAAGGCCGTCTGGCGCGATAAGCTGGTGGCCGTCAAGGAGTTCTTCGCCAGCGCCGAGCAGAAGGACATCGAGAAGGAGGTGAAGCAGCTGTCGCGTGTCAAGCACGTGAACATCATCGCCCTGCACGGGATCTCCTCGTACCAGCAGGCCACCTACCTGATCATGGAGTACGCCGAGGGCGGATCGCTTCACAACTTCCTCCATGGCAAGGTGAAGCCGGCCTACTCCCTGGCCCACGCCATGAGTTGGGCGCGCCAATGTGCGGAGGTAGGTAGTCGTCCACCATCCGCAAGCGGTGTTATCACAGGCCTCGCCCTGAATTCTCAACTCGGGGAAACTTTTCCCCATTCaatttcattcattttatCTGGTTGATAATTAgagaacattttttatgatttattacGTATCAGATCTTAATTTCTATgcagcaaaatatttaaacaatttattaaatcgaGTATAGTATTTGTAAttgctaaattaaatatttaaatattgtacaacaaatttatgatttttatgaGAATCATTTTTTCAATAGGCCAAGCAACTAATTTTGCGGGGAACTTTTCCCCATTAAATGTCATTAATTTTATCATGTTAATAAATagagaaaatgtttttattattatacaaCTACTAGATATGTGTTTAATTggaatcaaacaaaataaaaacctattAGTAATAATCAAATAGTAATGTCcctaaaataaaacttaatgaacaaaattaatcaagtaatttttgtaaatattcattattattaaacattaaaatacacttatataaacttaaaatttgctaaaaatcaatttatttgatGACTTCTTAATTGTAGTTGACttgataattaaaaatagaatgTATAATACTTtgttagtttaaaatatataatccAGATTTATTAGTAATCATCATCAGTATGAGGGTCATATTTGGGATAAACCAAGAAACTACTTATAGTAACTGATAGGTTATATTTTTAGGAGCTTAAACAATTATTGGTTTCGTTTAAAATCAGTCCTTTTAATCATTTGTAACTTTTACTTAACTTGTATGCCAAGTTTATTGGCTGTCATATTAATTGGAAATGACATCAACCATTTATgcattacattttgttttccttttcaagGGCCTGGCTTATTTGCACGCCATGACACCGAAGCCACTGATCCATCGCGATGTGAAGCCGCTGAACCTGCTGCTGACCAACAAGGGACGCAATCTGAAGATCTGCGATTTCGGCACTGTGGCCGACAAGTCCACCATGATGACCAACAATCGCGGCAGTGCCGCTTGGATGGCTCCGGAGGTCTTCGAGGGCTCCAAATATACGGAGAAATGCGACATCTTTAGCTGGGCCATTGTCCTGTGGGAGGTCCTGTCCAGGAAGCAGCCGTTCAAGGGCATCGACAATGCCTACACCATCCAATGGAAGATTTACAAGGGTGTGTGCTGTCCATTCTGCCCTTTTGATTGCAATGAATTTCATCATTTATCTCTCACTTTTAGGAGAACGTCCACCGCTGCTGACGACCTGCCCCAAGCGCATTGAGGAGCTGATGACTGCCTGCTGGAAAACTGCGCCCGAGGACCGCCCCTCAATGCAGTACATTGTGGGCGTCATGCACGAGATCGTCAAAGACTATACCGGGGCGGACAAGGCCCTGGAATACACATTTGTTAATCAACAGGTGACATTAGCTATGGTTTACTGtaattacaacatttttcatGGTTTACGATTTTAAAGATAAAGGATTTGGGATTTTATTAGAAGATTAGATtaggattttaaaaaaatttaaaattattattttttctatttaacaTACATAAAATGACAGATTTactaacaaatattaattaaacattaattatgtttttattgttttttggtaaacaatttgagttttaaaaataattatttaatcttTAACTTTATAgtatcatttttatttcctgGGATTATCGTTTGAAAGATTGAAAGATATATACAactgcggtcaaaataattgtagtttttttgctcatggaaatataaattaaaataagtcgTTGAAATGCTATATTTGTATACAAGATTgatacaaaataattgttttaaaatttttgatttaaaatataggtcacatattaaaaacattttaattccAATACAAAGTGCAGGTGAACGGAACTTATGGTTATTTTccttaattgttaaaaaataaataaactacagTATATGTGTTAGAAAGCGAATTTCAAGGAATTATTAACCGTTTTCAATATccttgaaaaactaaaacaataaaaacaagcgTTTTTAAGTGCCTCTTTGTTTATTGGTTAGTAAGCaatatgataaattaaaagaaaattgtaaacAGGATTTTCATTGAATCCGTTTAAGAAAATATAGgtattaaatgtaatttcgATAGCTTTATTTAACTACTTTCAATAACCAAAAATTCAGTTCTTCTTGTCAGCAGATAAATAAATGCTTAAATCAGTTTAACTTTTGtgagaaaattaataaaaagtaaaatccTTTACAGATTGTCACCAAAGAGAGCGATGGCACGGTGGCCGCTCAATCGGATAGCCTCAGTTCGCTGGAGGATGAACTGAGCCCCTCGTCCACACAGTTAACACCGACAACGGCGGCCAACGCCAATGTGAATGCGATAGCAAtaacagaaacagcaacagcaacagaaacaacgACTAGCTCAATGACCGAAAATACCTCATCAACATCATCGGACATCACGCCGACGAATTCGGGCCAACTTGACAATAATCCGCTATTCCATATGGTCAGCAATCGCTGGGACGCGATTCCCGAGGAGGATGGCAACGAGAGCCGCAACGACAGCTTCAACCTCACCTCGTCGGCGGAGGCCACCCAGCGCCTCGAGACGATCCGCAACGGGATGATCCAGATGGCCTGCAAGCCCATGGAGCAGCTAACACTCGACGTGGAGGCGGTACGTCTTGGGctagttatttattttcaattcttacttatttatttgacaAGTAAAGCCTATTATTTGTGCTCTGGTCAcgaaaaatacaatattttatcacttagttataaaataaataacaaaataggaaattaattttgagGGAATGTtacaaatattacaaaaaacaattgttaaattttcaatatttttaattcttaagTTGAGACCTATCAGTTTTAATACGAATAAATTTGataatagatttttaaatttaattaattacctttttttttgaactgcCAGGTCtacctttattttttaatacaagtATTTTAATGAAGTTTGAATActtttagaaattatttttaatgccattttaaagGTATATTC containing:
- the LOC128264294 gene encoding mitogen-activated protein kinase kinase kinase 7 isoform X1, whose translation is MATASVDALQAAYVDFSELTLREKVGHGSYGVVCKAVWRDKLVAVKEFFASAEQKDIEKEVKQLSRVKHVNIIALHGISSYQQATYLIMEYAEGGSLHNFLHGKVKPAYSLAHAMSWARQCAEGLAYLHAMTPKPLIHRDVKPLNLLLTNKGRNLKICDFGTVADKSTMMTNNRGSAAWMAPEVFEGSKYTEKCDIFSWAIVLWEVLSRKQPFKGIDNAYTIQWKIYKGERPPLLTTCPKRIEELMTACWKTAPEDRPSMQYIVGVMHEIVKDYTGADKALEYTFVNQQIVTKESDGTVAAQSDSLSSLEDELSPSSTQLTPTTAANANVNAIAITETATATETTTSSMTENTSSTSSDITPTNSGQLDNNPLFHMVSNRWDAIPEEDGNESRNDSFNLTSSAEATQRLETIRNGMIQMACKPMEQLTLDVEANGFDLSRSESSSSSTHAKSDGRERLTVTDTKPVIMTTDLANNNSQSNGLLSHANGRQAVDEEQQDPDEEIANSLDVAVDPDDEDENDGTEQSLAEILDPELQPEPPIPNDAESQLIYREHRHMAKEYLSVDTNLYYAQDFKEKLIVQMDRTEREQKQELLRKIKDKEGLQSLYNNLQQQYERLPASRQLPAGHHPHPHTHPHPHPHPHSHPHPHPHPHPHPHPHVHGQQEEIGGLLPGSVTGGTDSVETDGWVVIQPHPNA